The following coding sequences lie in one Apium graveolens cultivar Ventura chromosome 1, ASM990537v1, whole genome shotgun sequence genomic window:
- the LOC141716430 gene encoding uncharacterized protein LOC141716430, with protein MIQLNPQKYVFDVESGKFLGFMVNHRGIEANPAKIEALLDMKSPTSVKQVQSLTGRIVALNRFVSKSSDRCKEFFKAIKGREKDFLWTPDCEEAFLKIKEQLGNPPMLAKPEDGETLILYLAVSGYSVSAVLVKEEASHQWPVYYVSKRLLDAETRYTNMEKLVYALILAARKLRPYFQAHRIEVHTAYPLRHILHKTESSGRILKWAMELGQFDLEYCPRTTIKGQALADFVLEFDEEVDDKAIVLAEPTSQESHQDEKKQELPHPWWTLHVDGAVNNNGSGVGIVLITPEGHRLMSAIHFKFYATNNDAEYEALINGLKLALEVGAVNLIDRSDSELVVNQVNGGFQARGPQTELYMRHAKRLLEKFSNARLESVPREENSNADALAKMGSQMDSVQLGQISLGIQEIPSIPEVEVLQMQEIPQENWMTLIHNYIQTGAVPEDKLQARRLRYQAAKTSNMTGYYTRGDLTSHCYVVWTWKREIIFSERCTKGFAAITRGVVL; from the coding sequence ATGATACAACTAAATCCGCAGAAGTACGTGTTCGACGTAGAGTCGGGGAAATTCTTGGGGTTCATGGTTAACCACCGGGGGATTGAGGCTAACCCGGCAAAAATAGAAGCCCTGCTAGACATGAAATCTCCCACTAGCGTCAAACAGGTACAGAGTCTGACAGGAAGGATCGTGGCCCTAAATCGATTTGTGTCAAAATCGTCGGATAGGTGCAAAGAATTCTTCAAGGCAATCAAAGGAAGAGAGAAGGATTTTCTGTGGACTCCTGACTGTGAAGAAgcttttctgaaaatcaaagaaCAATTGGGAAATCCTCCGATGTTGGCCAAGCCAGAAGACGGAGAAACTTTGATTCTGTACTTGGCGGTGTCTGGATATTCCGTCAGTGCCGTATTGGTAAAGGAAGAAGCAAGCCACCAGTGGCCTGTATATTATGTAAGCAAAAGGTTGTTGGACGCGGAAACCAGGTATACCAACATGGAAAAACTAGTATACGCTCTTATTCTTGCGGCACGAAAGCTAAGACCGTATTTTCAGGCTCACCGAATAGAAGTTCACACCGCTTATCCGCTTCGGCATATTCTACATAAAACCGAATCGTCAGGGAGAATATTAAAATGGGCCATGGAGCTAGGGCAGTTTGATTTGGAATATTGTCCTCGCACGACAATCAAAGGACAAGCATTGGCCGATTTCGTACTTGAGTTCGATGAAGAAGTTGATGATAAGGCCATAGTGTTGGCAGAACCAACCTCGCAAGAGAGTCATCAGGATGAAAAGAAGCAAGAACTCCCCCACCCTTGGTGGACATTACATGTGGACGGGGCCGTAAACAACAACGGGTCAGGTGTCGGGATTGTCTTGATCACTCCGGAGGGGCACCGCTTGATGAGTGCTAtccatttcaagttttatgctaccaacaatgatgctgagtatgaagcCTTGATCAACGGTCTGAAATTAGCTCTGGAGGTAGGGGCCGTGAATTTGATAGATCGGAGTGATTCCGAATTAGTTGTGAACCAGGTCAATGGAGGATTCCAAGCCCGGGGACCGCAGACGGAGCTATATATGAGACATGCAAAACGCCTACTGGAAAAATTTTCAAATGCCAGACTAGAAAGTGTTCCGCGAGAAGAAAATAGTAATGCGGATGCTTTGGCCAAGATGGGTTCACAAATGGACAGCGTTCAACTTGGACAAATCTCTTTGGGAATCCAGGAAATTCCAAGTATTCCGGAGGTGGAAGTGCTTCAAATGCAAGAAATCCCACAAGAAAACTGGATGACTCTCATCCATAACTATATTCAGACAGGAGCTGTACCAGAGGACAAACTACAGGCTCGACGCCTTCGGTACCAGGCCGCAAAGACGTCGAATATGACGGGGTACTATACAAGAGGGGATTTGACCAGCCACTGTTACGTTGTGTGGACATGGAAAAGGGAAATTATATTCTCAGAGAGGTGCACGAAGGGATTTgcggcaatcactcggggggtggtTCTTTAG